Proteins from one Prevotella sp. E2-28 genomic window:
- the nifJ gene encoding pyruvate:ferredoxin (flavodoxin) oxidoreductase: MAKEKKFITCDGNEAAAHVSYMFSEVAAIYPITPSSPMAEHVDEWAARGRKNLWGQNVSVQEMQSEAGAAGAVHGSLQAGALTTTFTASQGLLLMIPNMYKIAGELIPCVFDVSARTLASHSLCIFGDHQDVMACRQTGFAMFCSGSVQEVMDLTAVPHLATLETMVPFVNFFDGFRTSHEYHKIELMDQEDIRPLVKEEFVKRFRDRAMSPERPITRGTAENPETFFTHREACNPYYDSVPEVVEKYLGEISKITGREYHLFSYYGAEDADRMIILMGSATDAAREAIDYLNANGQKVGMISVHLYRPFSVKHLLAAVPKTVKKIAVLDRTKEPGANGEPLYLDVKDAFFDVENRPVIVGGRYGLGSRDTTPAQIISVFNNLAMPEPKNHFTVGIVDDVTFTSLPEVEEIALGGAGMFQAKFYGLGADGTVGANKNSVKIIGDNTDKYCQAYFSYDSKKSGGFTCSHLRFGDTPIRSTYLVTTPNFVACHVQAYLHMYDVTRGLQKNGQFLLNTIFDADELEKFMPNKVKRYFAQNNITVYTINATKIAQEIGLGNRTNTILQSAFFRITGVIPVELAVEKMKAAALKSYGAKGQDVVDKNYAAIDRGGEYVQLTVKPEWANLADDAEKQDDAPAFVKELVRPINAQAGDLLKVSDFVKHNTVDGSWEVGTAAYEKRGVEAFVPVWNKDNCIQCNQCAYICPHAAIRPFVLDENEIKGFAAADDTLEMKAPAAMKGMHFRIETSVLDCLGCGNCADICPGNPKTGKALTMAPFNPDAADMVQEAKNWEYLVKNVKSKQNLVDIKSNVKNSQFAQPLFEFSGACSGCGETPYVKLISQLFGDRQMIANATGCSSIYSASIPSTPYTKNEKGQGPVFNNSLFEDFCEFGLGMALGNKKMKERVAKLLQEMIDGNASDEYKALAAEWIANKDDAEKTKEIAPRLRELIAESAAKGCPTCKELQTLDHYLVKRSQWIIGGDGASYDIGYGGLDHVIASGEDVNILVLDTEVYSNTGGQASKATPLGAIAQFAAQGKRIRKKDLGMIATTYGYVYVAQIAMGADHAQTLKAIREAEAWHGPSIIIAYAPCINHGLKAKGGMGKSQAEEKKAVECGYWHLWRFNPALAEEGKNPFSLDSKEPNWENFHDFLLGEVRYLSVKKAYPNEAEELFAEAQKMAQLRYKTYIRKAAEDWSNE; this comes from the coding sequence ATGGCTAAAGAAAAGAAGTTTATCACCTGTGATGGTAACGAGGCTGCGGCTCATGTGAGCTATATGTTCTCGGAGGTAGCTGCTATCTACCCCATCACCCCGTCTTCGCCTATGGCGGAGCATGTTGACGAGTGGGCTGCCCGTGGTCGTAAGAACCTCTGGGGTCAGAACGTCTCAGTTCAGGAAATGCAGTCAGAGGCTGGTGCTGCTGGTGCCGTTCACGGTTCTTTGCAGGCTGGTGCCCTTACTACTACCTTCACCGCATCTCAGGGCTTGCTCCTGATGATTCCTAACATGTACAAGATTGCCGGTGAGCTGATTCCTTGCGTATTCGACGTTTCTGCCCGTACGCTGGCTTCACACTCTCTGTGTATCTTTGGCGACCACCAGGACGTAATGGCTTGCCGTCAGACCGGTTTCGCTATGTTCTGCTCTGGTTCTGTACAGGAGGTGATGGACCTCACAGCTGTTCCTCACCTGGCTACTCTCGAGACTATGGTTCCATTCGTTAACTTCTTCGATGGTTTCCGTACCTCTCACGAGTATCACAAGATTGAACTGATGGATCAGGAGGATATCCGTCCTCTGGTTAAGGAAGAGTTCGTTAAGCGTTTCCGCGATCGTGCTATGAGCCCAGAGCGTCCTATCACACGTGGTACTGCCGAGAACCCTGAGACATTCTTCACACATCGTGAGGCTTGTAACCCATACTACGATTCAGTACCTGAGGTAGTAGAGAAGTACCTCGGCGAGATCTCTAAGATCACCGGCCGTGAGTATCACCTGTTCTCATACTACGGAGCCGAGGATGCTGATCGCATGATTATCCTGATGGGTTCTGCTACCGATGCAGCTCGCGAGGCTATCGACTACCTGAACGCAAACGGTCAGAAGGTTGGTATGATCTCAGTTCACCTGTATCGTCCATTCTCAGTTAAGCACCTGTTGGCTGCTGTTCCTAAGACTGTTAAGAAGATTGCCGTTCTGGATCGTACTAAGGAGCCAGGCGCTAACGGCGAGCCTCTGTACCTCGATGTTAAGGATGCCTTCTTCGATGTAGAGAACCGTCCTGTTATCGTTGGCGGTCGCTACGGTCTTGGTAGCCGCGACACCACACCTGCTCAGATCATCAGCGTGTTCAACAACCTCGCTATGCCCGAGCCAAAGAACCACTTCACAGTTGGTATCGTAGACGACGTTACCTTCACCTCTCTGCCTGAGGTTGAGGAGATTGCCCTCGGTGGTGCTGGCATGTTCCAGGCTAAGTTCTATGGTCTGGGTGCCGATGGTACCGTAGGTGCTAACAAGAACTCAGTTAAGATTATTGGTGACAACACCGACAAGTACTGCCAGGCTTACTTCTCTTACGACTCTAAGAAGTCAGGAGGTTTCACCTGCTCTCACCTGCGTTTCGGTGATACACCTATCCGCTCTACCTACCTGGTAACTACACCTAACTTCGTAGCTTGCCACGTTCAGGCTTACCTGCATATGTACGACGTTACACGTGGTCTGCAGAAGAACGGTCAGTTCCTGCTGAACACTATCTTCGACGCCGACGAGCTCGAGAAGTTCATGCCTAACAAGGTAAAGCGTTACTTCGCACAGAACAACATCACTGTTTATACCATCAACGCTACTAAGATTGCACAGGAGATTGGTCTGGGTAACCGTACCAACACTATCCTGCAGTCTGCTTTCTTCCGCATCACTGGCGTTATCCCCGTAGAGCTCGCTGTTGAGAAGATGAAGGCTGCCGCCTTGAAGTCTTACGGAGCTAAGGGTCAGGATGTTGTTGATAAGAACTATGCCGCTATCGATCGTGGTGGTGAGTATGTTCAGCTCACAGTTAAGCCTGAGTGGGCTAACCTGGCTGACGACGCTGAGAAGCAGGACGATGCACCCGCATTCGTTAAGGAGCTGGTACGTCCTATCAACGCTCAGGCCGGTGACCTGCTGAAGGTTTCTGACTTCGTTAAGCACAACACCGTTGACGGTTCTTGGGAGGTTGGTACAGCCGCTTACGAGAAGCGTGGTGTTGAGGCCTTCGTTCCTGTTTGGAACAAGGACAACTGTATCCAGTGTAACCAGTGTGCTTACATCTGTCCTCACGCTGCTATCCGTCCATTCGTTCTCGACGAAAACGAGATCAAGGGCTTCGCAGCTGCCGACGATACACTCGAGATGAAGGCTCCTGCCGCTATGAAGGGTATGCACTTCCGCATCGAGACTTCAGTACTCGACTGTCTGGGTTGCGGCAACTGTGCTGATATCTGCCCAGGCAATCCTAAGACAGGTAAGGCTCTTACCATGGCTCCATTCAATCCTGATGCTGCCGATATGGTTCAGGAGGCTAAGAACTGGGAGTACCTGGTTAAGAACGTTAAGAGCAAGCAGAACCTCGTTGACATCAAGAGCAATGTTAAGAACTCACAGTTCGCTCAGCCTCTGTTCGAGTTCTCTGGCGCTTGCTCTGGTTGCGGTGAGACTCCATACGTTAAGCTGATTTCTCAGCTGTTCGGTGATCGCCAGATGATTGCCAACGCTACTGGATGTTCTTCAATCTACTCTGCTTCTATTCCTTCTACACCTTACACTAAGAACGAGAAGGGTCAGGGTCCTGTATTCAACAACTCTCTGTTCGAGGACTTCTGCGAGTTCGGTCTGGGTATGGCACTTGGTAACAAGAAGATGAAGGAGCGCGTAGCTAAGCTGCTGCAGGAGATGATCGACGGCAACGCCAGCGACGAGTACAAGGCACTTGCTGCTGAGTGGATTGCTAACAAGGACGATGCCGAGAAGACCAAGGAGATTGCTCCTCGTCTGCGCGAGCTCATCGCTGAGAGCGCTGCTAAGGGCTGTCCTACTTGCAAGGAGCTCCAGACTCTGGATCACTACCTGGTTAAGCGCAGCCAGTGGATTATCGGTGGTGACGGTGCTTCTTACGACATCGGTTACGGTGGTCTCGACCACGTGATTGCTTCTGGTGAGGACGTAAATATCCTCGTGCTCGATACTGAGGTTTACTCTAACACCGGTGGTCAGGCTTCTAAGGCTACTCCTCTTGGTGCTATCGCTCAGTTCGCTGCTCAGGGTAAGCGCATCCGCAAGAAGGATCTGGGTATGATTGCTACCACTTACGGTTATGTATACGTAGCTCAGATTGCTATGGGCGCTGACCACGCTCAGACCCTCAAGGCTATCCGCGAGGCTGAGGCATGGCACGGACCTTCAATCATCATCGCTTACGCTCCATGTATCAACCACGGTCTGAAGGCCAAGGGCGGTATGGGTAAGAGCCAGGCCGAGGAGAAGAAGGCTGTTGAGTGCGGTTACTGGCACCTGTGGCGTTTCAACCCAGCTCTGGCTGAGGAAGGCAAGAACCCATTCTCTCTCGACTCTAAGGAGCCTAACTGGGAGAACTTCCACGACTTCCTGCTCGGTGAGGTTCGTTATTTGTCAGTTAAGAAGGCTTATCCTAACGAGGCCGAGGAGCTCTTCGCTGAGGCTCAGAAGATGGCTCAGCTCCGCTACAAGACTTACATCCGTAAGGCTGCAGAGGATTGGAGCAACGAATAA